The window CGCGTCCGAGATCGTCGAGCTTATCGTGACGTTCAGGTTCTTCTCGGAGTCGTTGATGACGTGGAGCTTCCAGCTCTTCGTCTCGCCGTTGCGGATCTCCACGGGGATGTGCTGTTCGGGGGCATAGGTTCCCTCGACGACTATGATGAAGTCATCGTTATCCAACGCATCCGCCGTCTCTGCGAACAGCGGGCTTACGGCGCAGAGCATTAGCATGAACAATGCTGCTACGGCCGCAATCCTTCCTTTCATAGTAACGTGATGTGCACCATATTAAAAAGATTAAGCGGATGTGTAACCAATGGACGTACAGGTTGCAATATTCGTAGCGGTTTCTGTCATCATGGCATACGCTTCTTTCCATGACCTGAGGTCTAGGAAGGTCCCGGACATCTGTCCGAAGCTGATGTTCCTCCTTGCCGCCGTCCAGCTGTTCCTGGTATACGACTGGCTGCCTGCTGTGGTCGCTGCTTTCGGCTATCTGATGATCTACATGTTCGTGTTCACACGCTAGCTGGAGGGCCGCATCCTGTATGTCGTTTTGGCCGCGGGCGTCCTGGTGCTGATATTAGCATGGTTCTGCTTCGGGACGGTAGGTCCGCTCATCACGGCGGTTCTGTTCATGCTGTTCCTGTTCATGTTCACCGCAGGTTTCATGATCGGCGGAGGGGACGTGAAGGTCCTCATCGGACTCTCCATGCTCTATCCGACCTATCCGGACTTCGGAGGGATGATCTGGATGAACATCGCGCCGTACGATCTGGTGTTCAACCCTGTTCTGGCGACTATGATCCCGGCATTGCTCCTCACGGTGATCTGGATGATCCCGGTGTGGGCGATCAACATCAGGACCGGAACGGGAACGATCAGCTCCTGCATGATGGACGTACAGGTTGCGAAGCACTCCTTCGTCTATCCGGCCGTCGGCAGGCGTTACATGTTCCGCAAGGAGGAGGACATCAGGGCCTACTTCAACCTCATGGAGAAATCAGGGGAGAAAATGGTGGCCGTGACGCCGATGATACCGTTCGTGGTGCCGCTGACGATGGCGTTCCTTCTGACGATGATATTGGGCAGCCCATTCTTCGCCCTCATCTGACGATGTTGAGCTCGCGCTTGCATCTGGCACATCTGTTCCCGTCGAGGGATATGGGATGAGAGGAGTATCCGAGACGCCTGATCACCACCTCTCCGCACTCGGGGCATATCGTGTCGTCCGCGTCGTCGATGAGCGTGTTGCCGACGTACACGAAGTTCAGCCCGCAGTCCATCCCGATGTCCCTGCAGTGGAGCAGCGATTCCACCGGCGTCAGCGGTATGTCGCGCATCTCGTAATCCGGCTGGAACCTGCTGAAATGGACCGGCAGGTCAGGCGACTGCTCGCAGGCCCACCTGCAGAATGCCGAGATCTCATCGTCGGAGTCGTTGACACCGGGGATGACAAGGTAGTTCAGCTCTGTGTGGATGCCCCTGGCGAGTATCCTGCGTGTGGTGTTCAGGACGTCCCTGAGGTCCGCATCGCAGACCCTCTTGCAGGTGTCCTGGTTGAACGATTTGATGTCGACGCTTATGGCGTCCACGACATCGCATAACTCCTTGAGCGGGCCGTCGTTGATCAGCCCGTTGGTCATCAGGACGATCCTGATGTCCGGGGCCGCCTTAGCCACGTCCAGGATGTACTCGAACCATACCATGGGCTCGTTGTACGTGAACGCTATGGTGTCCATGTCCTCGTCGCGGCACATCTGCAGCAGCTCCTCCGGGCTTTTGTAGGTGGCACGCTTCTTCCCGATGGTCAGCTTCGCGATGGGATAGTTCTTGCAGAACCTGCAGTTCATGTTGCACCCGACGCTCCCCACCGAGAGGCACTTGGTGTGCGGCCTGTAGTGGTAGAGGTTGGTCTTCTCGATCGGATCCACGCAGAGTGATGATATCTTACCGTAGGAATTGGACGCGAGGATGTCGTCGTCCGCCCTGCGGGTACCGCAGTAACCGAACTCCCCCTTCCTGATGAAACACTTCTGCTGGCACAGTTCGCAGATGTAGGAATCTCCCTCGCGGCGGTAGTATCTCGCCTCGACCCTGTCAGTACTCGCCATAGGGGATCACACTCCTCTTGCCCTCGCGGACCAGCTCGGGATGCCCCGCGTCGTTGACCGCGCCGATTATGTGGAATTCGATCTCGGAATCGTACAGCTTCTTGAGGCGGTTGGGATCCGCGGTGAACATCAGTTCGTATTCCCCTCCCCAGCCGATGAGGAGCTTCTCCAGTGGGATTCCTGATTCCTCGGACACGGTCTCGACGTACTCCTCGTGGGGGAGGAAGCTGAATTCGATGTCGATGCCGACGCCGGATGCCTCGCAGACGGTGTTGAGGGCGGTCCCCAGCCCGTCGGAGAGGTCGATGCAGGATGTCACGATGCCCGAGGAGGCGAGTTTCACTCCCTCGGTCACCCTCGGGATGGGCATGTACAGCGCATCCTTCGCATCCTGGCAGTCTATCCCCTTGTCGATGGCGGCATAGCCTGCGGCCGGTCCCCCAAGAGGTCCTGTGACCGCCACGATGTCGCCGGGCCTGGCCCCAGATCTGAGCATCGGCGCTCTCCTGTCCATGGTTCCGATGGCAGTTCCTGCCACGAGACCGGGGCCGTTCTTGGTGTCCCCTCCGACGATCCCGGTGCCGCAGAACTCTGCGCATTGGTCGATGCCGCTCATGATGTCGTAGGCGTGCTGTACGTCCAATGTAGGGGGAAGTGCCAGCGCTGCCGTGAAGCCTATCGGTCTCGCACCCATGGCGGCGAGGTCGCTGAAGTTCACCGCCGCCGCATACCATCCGAACTGCTCGTAGGTCATGCCCGCGGGGAAGTGCCTGTCGAAGGTAACGACATCCGTCGTGACCACGATGTCCTTCCCGATCACAGCCGCGTCATCTCCGGGACCCACGCGGCCTTCCGGCCGTATGAACGATTTGAAGTCCTGAATGAGCTGGCGCTCGCCGATGTCGCCGATCGTGACCATTACGATAACTGAATGGGTTGGGCAGTAAAGAATGTGTCGAACATCGGAACGGCGTTCAGGTCCCCAGATAGTTTTATTCTCCGCCATGCCGTTGATGGTTTGATGTCGCTTCAGAGTACTCCTGAGGTTTTTCCGGTTTCTAAGGCATTTGACGGGGAGGGACTGCATGGTTGGCATCGATACGGATTTCGATTTCACCACCGATACCGTGGATTTCTGGGATGGATTCTGGGACCGTAAGGACGGACTCGGTTACTGCGGCAACGATCCGGACACCCACAGCGCCACACTCAGGAGGTACCATAGCATCCTCTGGAGCAGGGATCTGCCTAACGGACAGACGATGGAACTCGAGGAATGGTACGCACCGGATTATCTGAAGTGGAACGGGATGAGGTTCGCCAGCGATTCCATCACCACCGGTTTCAGATACCAGCGCTGCAGGCCCCTGATCGAACAGGTCGCCGCATCAATGGACGACTACCACGGATGGATGGAATCCTTCATCAGAAGGACATACACCATCGGAGGTTCGATAATATTCCCGAAGCATGTCAACAGTATCAACCAGTGCAGGGGGAGTAACGCACGGATCAGGGACAGGTGGGATCTTACCCTCGAATGCATCAGGAGGTTCTACGAAGGGGAGGAAAGTCCAATGATCCAGTGCTTGGAAACGGATAGGGATTTCTTTGACCTTTTCATCGATTTCAAGGGCTATGTCGACTTCTTCCTTCTGCAGGATTGTGTTTCCAATGATTACAGAAAGGTCAAGTTTTGGATAGACACGGAGCCCTTCGATAAGGATCCCTTTCCAAAGGATGTCGACCAGTACATGAAGTGGATCGGATCCAACTTGGATTTCGTTTCCCGGAGGAACCGGAGGATTGCCGCCCTCATGGGCGCGCGCCTCTGATAGTTTTTATTTAGTAGGCGTGGGTTAGCAGTAATCTGGTCCAAATGATAATCGATGTGAAGTACGGCAAGGACGGAGTACAGAAGGTCGACATACCCGAAGAGAACTATGTCGGGACCTACTATCCCAAGGACGTCGAGTGCGGCAACCCCGATGAGGTCATCGGAAAGTCCATCGACAACCCCATCGGATACGGCTCCATGGACGAGTTCCTCGCAGGCGGCGAGGACATAGTCTTCATAGTCAACGATGGAACGCGCCCCACGCCCACGGCGAAGGTGCTCGACGCACTGTCCAAGAGGATGGACCTGAAGAAGGCCAGATACCTCGTTGCCACCGGAACGCACAGGGACATGACCGAGGAGGAGTACAACTTCGTCTTCGGCAAGCACTACGGATACCTGAAGGACCGCATCATCTGCCACGATGCCAAGAACTCCGAG of the methanogenic archaeon mixed culture ISO4-G1 genome contains:
- a CDS encoding type IV leader peptidase family protein — protein: MDVQVAIFVAVSVIMAYASFHDLRSRKVPDICPKLMFLLAAVQLFLVYDWLPAVVAAFGYLMIYMFVFTROLEGRILYVVLAAGVLVLILAWFCFGTVGPLITAVLFMLFLFMFTAGFMIGGGDVKVLIGLSMLYPTYPDFGGMIWMNIAPYDLVFNPVLATMIPALLLTVIWMIPVWAINIRTGTGTISSCMMDVQVAKHSFVYPAVGRRYMFRKEEDIRAYFNLMEKSGEKMVAVTPMIPFVVPLTMAFLLTMILGSPFFALI
- a CDS encoding pyruvate formate-lyase activating enzyme-like protein yields the protein MASTDRVEARYYRREGDSYICELCQQKCFIRKGEFGYCGTRRADDDILASNSYGKISSLCVDPIEKTNLYHYRPHTKCLSVGSVGCNMNCRFCKNYPIAKLTIGKKRATYKSPEELLQMCRDEDMDTIAFTYNEPMVWFEYILDVAKAAPDIRIVLMTNGLINDGPLKELCDVVDAISVDIKSFNQDTCKRVCDADLRDVLNTTRRILARGIHTELNYLVIPGVNDSDDEISAFCRWACEQSPDLPVHFSRFQPDYEMRDIPLTPVESLLHCRDIGMDCGLNFVYVGNTLIDDADDTICPECGEVVIRRLGYSSHPISLDGNRCARCKRELNIVR
- a CDS encoding thiamine-phosphate kinase ThiL, with the translated sequence MVTIGDIGERQLIQDFKSFIRPEGRVGPGDDAAVIGKDIVVTTDVVTFDRHFPAGMTYEQFGWYAAAVNFSDLAAMGARPIGFTAALALPPTLDVQHAYDIMSGIDQCAEFCGTGIVGGDTKNGPGLVAGTAIGTMDRRAPMLRSGARPGDIVAVTGPLGGPAAGYAAIDKGIDCQDAKDALYMPIPRVTEGVKLASSGIVTSCIDLSDGLGTALNTVCEASGVGIDIEFSFLPHEEYVETVSEESGIPLEKLLIGWGGEYELMFTADPNRLKKLYDSEIEFHIIGAVNDAGHPELVREGKRSVIPYGEY